Proteins encoded within one genomic window of Canis lupus baileyi chromosome 36, mCanLup2.hap1, whole genome shotgun sequence:
- the ASNSD1 gene encoding asparagine synthetase domain-containing protein 1: protein MCGICCSVSFSVENFSKDLKEDLLYRLSRRGPDSSKQLVKSSVGYQCLFSGHVLHLRGVLTAQPVEDERGDVFLWNGEVFSGIKFEAGENDTQIMFNYLSSCKNESDILSLFSEVQGPWSFIYYQASSHHLWFGRDFFGRRSLLWHFSDLGRSFCLSSVGAQISGEVNQWQEVPASGIFRIDLKSTSISKSLVLKLYPWKSIPGENVIKECVHSLIQISANLPTFVSVVANEAKLYLKKPVVPLNTMMPQAPLAIPCINIAGVLPTRETLQRLLTDGRMKEVVQQFIDVLSVSVKRRVLCLPRDEKLTPSEALKACDRKANVAILFSGGIDSMVIAALADHHVPLDEPIDLLNVAFRTKEKTVLTGFNKKRKKQKSHCEIPSEESSKNDNDSPDKQFCVPDRVTGRVGLKELQAANPARIWNFVEINVSLEELQELRRTQICHLVQPLDTVLDDSIGCAVWFASRGVGWLVTQDGVRSYQSAAKVVLTGIGADEQLAGYSRHRVRFQTHGMEGLNEEIEMELGRISSRNLGRDDRVIGDHGKEARFPFLDENVVSFLNSLPVWKKADLTLPRGIGEKLILRLAAVELGLTTCALLPKRAMQFGSRIAKMEKNNEKASDKCGRLQVISLEDLSIEKEIEV from the exons ATGTGTGGCATTTGTTGTTCTGTGAGCTTTTCTGTTGAGAATTTCAGCAAAGATTTGAAAGAGGATTTACTGTATAGGCTTAGCCGGCGGGGACCCGACAGTAGTAAACAGTTGGTAAAGTCTAGTGTTGGCTACCAGTGTTTATTTTCTGGTCATGTCCTTCACTTAAGAGGTGTTCTGACTGCCCAGCCTGTGGAAGATGAAAGAGGCGATGTGTTCCTGTGGAATGGAGAAGTCTTTAGTGGCATAAAGTTTGAAGCTGGAGAGAATGATACTCAAATCATGTTTAACTACCTTTCCTCTTGCAAGAATGAATCTGATATTTTGTCACTCTTCTCAGAAGTGCAAGGTCCTTGGTCTTTTATATACTATCAAGCATCCAGTCATCATTTGTGGTTTGGTAGGGACTTTTTTGGTCGCCGCAGCCTGCTTTGGCATTTTAGTGATTTGGGCAgaagtttctgcctctcttcagTTGGTGCCCAGATATCCGGAGAGGTGAATCAGTGGCAAGAAGTTCCAGCCTCTGGAATTTTCAGAATTGATCTCAAGTCTACTTCCATTTCCAAATCTCTGGTTTTAAAACTGTACCCTTGGAAATCTATTCCTGGGGAGAATGTTATCAAAGAATGTGTTCATAGCCTGATTCAAATTTCAGCAAACTTGCCAACATTTGTATCAGTGGTAGCAAATGAAGCCAAACTATATCTTAAAAAACCTGTTGTTCCTTTAAATACGATGATGCCACAAGCTCCACTTGCAATTCCTTGCATTAACATCGCTGGTGTCCTACCTACAAGGGAAACACTTCAGAGGCTTCTTACTGATGGACGCATGAAGGAAGTAGTTCAACAGTTCATTGACGTCCTGAGTGTCTCAGTGAAGAGACGGGTCTTGTGTTTACCCAGGGATGAAAAACTGACACCAAGTGAGGCTTTGAAAGCTTGTGATAGGAAAGCAAATGTTGCAATCCTGTTTTCTGGGGGTATCGATTCCATGGTTATTGCAGCCCTTGCTGACCATCATGTACCTTTAGATGAACCCATCGATCTTCTTAACGTGGCTTTCAGGACTAAAGAAAAGACCGTATTAACTGGTTttaacaaaaagaggaaaaaacagaaaagtcatTGTGAAATACCTTCTGAAGAATCCTCTAAAAATGACAATGATAGTCCTGATAAACAGTTCTGTGTACCAGATCGTGTCACAGGAAGAGTAGGCCTGAAGGAACTGCAAGCGGCTAACCCTGCCCGGATTTGGAATTTTGTTGAAATTAATGTTTCTCTGGAAGAACTGCAAGAATTAAGAAGGACTCAAATATGCCACTTAGTCCAGCCCTTGGACACAGTGTTGGATGATAGCATTGGCTGTGCAGTCTGGTTTGCTTCTAGAGGAGTTGGTTGGTTAGTGACCCAGGATGGGGTGAGGTCCTATCAGAGCGCTGCAAAG GTAGTTCTTACTGGAATTGGTGCTGATGAGCAACTTGCAGGTTATTCTCGCCATCGCGTGCGCTTTCAGACACATGGGatggaaggattaaatgaggaaattgagatggAACTGGGACGAATATCGTCTAGAAATCTTGGTCGTGATGACAGAGTTATTGGCGATCACGGAAAAGAAGCAAG atttcctTTCCTGGATGAAAATGTCGTCTCCTTTCTAAATTCCCTACCAGTTTGGAAAAAGGCAGACTTGACTTTACCCCGTGGAATTGGTGAAAAACTGATTTTGCGTCTTGCAGCAGTGGAACTTGGCTTAACAACTTGTGCTCTTCTGCCAAAACGGGCCATGCAGTTTGGATCCAGAATtgcaaaaatggaaaagaataatgaaaaggcATCTGATAAATGTGGAAGGCTCCAGGTCATTTCCTTAGAAGACCTCTCTATTGAAAAGGAGATTGAAGTGTAA
- the ASDURF gene encoding ASNSD1 upstream open reading frame protein, whose protein sequence is MPGGALRPEEGAARGKDELGSRIKEQKIVVDELSNLKKNRKVYRQQQNSNIFFLADRTEMLSENKNILDELKKEYQEIENSEKTKVKK, encoded by the exons ATGCCCGGCGGGGCGCTGCGGCCCGAGGAGGGCGCCGCGCGGGGCAAGGACGAGCTCGGCAGCAGG attaaagaacaaaaaattgtTGTGGATGAACTTTCTAACCTGAAGAAGAACAGG AAAGTATATAGGCAGCAACAGAACAGCAACATATTCTTTCTTGCAGACCGAACAGAAATGctttctgaaaacaaaa ATATATTGGATGAACTGAAAAAAGAAtaccaagaaatagaaaactcagagAAGACCAAAGTCAAGAAATAG